AAATCATATCGCTGCTTATACATTTTTGCTTTCATGAAAACGACTACTTGACAAAGACTACTTCCTAAAGAAGCAGGCAACCTAGCTTGATGGTGATGTGTCATTAGACCCTGAACCATCAGTTGTCACAACTCGCTGCACAGTCACATGATCCTTAAACCCATCGAAAACCTTTGAGCCGAGCACGAGCAGTTCTGCCCCCCAACTCCGCTGAACCGACAACTAAACCAGTACAAAGGACCCGAGATGCAGTACTAATTCGAAGCAACCTTTAGCTCAGAACCCCACAATTTGAGCACCTAAAATCCCAATTTCACGGTTCCAGAATAGTTTCCGAAGCGCCTTCTGAACCACGCAACAAACTGACAAACAAGCATAGCAATAAAATCTCGCACCGTCCTTTGAATCCAAGCTAACGAACCCACACGCGCACCGCGCACGGAAGTGAAGTAGTGAACGGCCTCGATACCGCGCTCACCTGGTGCCTGTAGTTGCCGTAGCCTGAGGAGCCGGCGACGAGCACCGCCCAcctcgtcccgccgccgccatcctcttCGCCTCCTCCCCAAGCCGCGGCCGGCTCCTTGTCCCCTGGCATCCGAATCACGGGGTCccactccacctcctccgcgccggcccccgccgcggccagcGCCACCACGAGCAACGCCACGCAGCACCACCGGGCCGCCATCGCCACTTGCGCGCCTCTCCTCACAGCTACAGTCcagcggcgggccggcggggaggagggtaGGAGTGCAACGTGAGAGCGGCGCGGGGGTTCGGGAGGGGCGAAGAAGTAGGCGCCGCGCGCATGCCGCCATGCATGGGCGGTGCGCCCTGGAACGCGGACGCGTGGGGCGTGAGCTGGTGCGGCGGCTCGTCGGCTCGCGCGGCCGGCCGGTTGCACGGTGCAGCAGCCGTTTCAATGCTTCGgcgtcagccgccgccgcggagtggGAGTGTGAGGTGGGCCGGGTTGGGCTGGCTGGGCCATGGAAATTTTTGTCTCTAAAATCCACGACCGTTCTTGGGCTGGACCTCGAGATCTTTACCTATCGCGGCCTTTGGCCCATTTTAGTCGGCCCATCAACTTAGCGAAGCCCACACATTCGGGCTAAGAGCAGCCCATTTATGTGTCCGCTTTCCACTTCAGGAGGCGTAAATTTGTCCGAGTATATTTCGACCGGGTCTTCTCCTACGTTGGCCTAATCCTCCTGCTCGGCCACTCCGTGGCGGCGGAACCTTCGAGAACTCTTGAGAATTAGGGGATCCAACGCCGCGGGGCTCCTCCCAGTTTTATAAAATCTCAACTGGGCTCTCCCCCTTAATCCCCATCAAACCCCCAGACTTTTCCGCCAGCGCCATCCTCAGTCAGCCGCCAAGCCTTCGAGAACCCTCCGGAGCTCGCTAGATCCGATCGGACCCGGCGCGGGCTGCCGCCATGGCGGACGAGGCGAAGGCCAAGGGTAATGCGGCGTTCTCCGCCGGCCGCttcgaggaggcggcgcggcactTCTCGGACGCCATCGCGCTCGCCCCGGGCAACCACGTCCTCTACTCCAATcgctccgccgcgctcgcctcgcTCCACCGCTACTCGGACGCGCTCGCCGACGCGCAGAAGACCGTCGAGCTCAAGCCCGACTGGGCCAAGGGCTACTCGCGGCTCGGCGCCGCGCACCTCGGCCTCGGCGACGCCgccagcgccgtcgccgcctacgAGAAGGGGCTCGCGCTCGACCCCACCAACGAGGGCCTCAAGGCGGGGCTCGAGGACGCCaggaaggccgccgccgccccgccgcgccgcgggccGTCCGGGCCCGACGCCATCGGCCAGATGTTCCAGGGCCCCGAGCTGTGGAGCAAGATCGCGGCCGACCCCACCACTCGCGCCTACCTTGACCAGCCAAACTTTATGCAGATGCTGCGCGAGGTGCAGAGGAACCCAAGCAGCCTCAACATGTACCTCTCCGATCCCCGCATGATGCAGGTGCTCAGCCTCATGCTTAATATCAAGATCCAGAGACCCGAGGCCTCCGAGCCGTCGCAGtctaccccgccgccgccgccgcagcagcagcagacgacGCCTCCTGAGACGAAGGCGAGGGAGGTTGAGCCGGAGCCAGAGCCAGAGCCGATGGATTTGACTGATGAGGAAAAGGAACGGAAGGAGAGGAAAGcagctgctcagaaggagaaggaggcagGTAACGCAGCTTACAAAAAGAAGGACTTTGAGACGGCGATCCAGCATTACACCAAAGCCTTGGAGCTTGACGACGAGGATATTTCCTATCTGACCAACCGAGCAGCAGTCTACATTGAGATGGGAAAGGTGAGGCTATTCTATTTCACTGGGTTCATCCAAGTTAATTAAGCATCTGATTATGAGCTCCCACCGTTGTTACATTCATTTGCTTAGTTATGCAATGCGCAAATCAGTAGTAGACCAGTAGTTGATCTTTTGAGGGATTAAGTGCTTGGCCTGATACTATTGAGTGGCCATTATGATGATAAATTATTTTATTGTCATGCACACGCATGCTAATTGTACAAAGTCCTTAGTTCAGAAGTAGTTGTATAGAGCACATTGCTAAGTTTTAGGATTATATAAGAGTGCAAGCCTTGAATCCAACTTTGAACTTCTGCCAGGATTTAGCTGTGTGGCTTGTGCATGAAATATGTTGGCATATTTGGTTACTTCATACTGTCTCTAGCCTTGCCGCCTTGCCTCACTTTTGGTAACCAAAGTTATCTTAGGAATGTACTAATATTACTTTTTACTTGCAGTACGATGAATGCATTAAGGACTGTGATCAGGCTGTGGAGAGGGGGAGAGAACTTCGTGCTGATTTCAAGATGATCTCAAGGGCACTGACAAGAAAAGGAACTGCTCTAGTCAAACTTGCTAAGAGCTCTAAGGATTTTGATATTGCCATTGAGACCTTTCAGAAGGCTCTAACTGAGCACCGGAATCCAGACACACTTAAAAAGTTAAATGAGGCTGAGAAGGCAAAGAAAGAGTTGGAGCAACAAGAGTACTATGATCCAAAGTTAGCTgatgaggagagagagaagggtaTGATAAGCATTTTAATGTCATCTCCAGTACCTGCTGGTGGTGATAGTCTTTCTACTATAGTTTTGTAATTTGTCTTATGATTTGTAGGTAACGAGTTCTTCAAGCAGCAAAAATACCCAGAAGCAATAAAACATTACACGGAGGCTCTTAGGAGAAACCCAAAGGATCCTAGGGTAATTTTTCTGCCTCTGTCTCTTAATTATTACTATCTGCCTTTGTTAGAGTAACGTATGAAACATTTGGGATTGATGTTGGGAATTAATGCCTTGTCTtgaagaggagggagagagtaGAAGGGAGAAATGTTACTGATTGAGAATAAGAATGATGACTAGAAGATAGGTGATTTATTTAATTGATTGATCTTTGTTCTTCTGTGAAGCTACTTAACACCTAGCATTTGGATTTCAATTTGGATTATGCAAGCTGCTGTTACTCTTTTCTTGCTTGTTGAATATTTaatcttcttcctctcatctaCTTTCCTAGTTTGACTCCCTTGATTCAACGTTTTAACTTTAATGGGATATTTAATTTTTTGACCCCCTCAAATAGtggtaaaaaaattaaatatcccCAGGTTAATCTTGAACCATCTGCTGCTGAAGTTACACTTAATAGCTGAAGTTACACTTAATTTAAACATCAGTGTTTGCAAAATTGGAATGCAGCAAGTTGCAGCACATGAGTTCTCTATGGGTTGCTGTACAGCCTTTCTGTTAATTCTAGGTTACTGTTACTTGTTAGTTGATTCTGAATTAATCAATTAATACCTGATCTATGTAATAATTTAATCCATAAATATGTATCTTAATTGTTCTATACATATTTGATCTGTTGTCACTCTTCGAGTCTTTGTACCTTTGTTTAATCAGCTCATATGTGTGCTACCTGTGGCCTGTAACTGACCTTGAAATGTTATTTATCAGGTATACAGCAATAGAGCTGCGTGCTACACCAAGTTAGGAGCCATGCCTGAAGGTCTTAAAGACGCAGAGAAGTGTCTTGAGCTAGATCCCACCTTCAGCAAAGGGTACACACGGAAAGGTGCAATTCAATTCTTCATGAA
This window of the Panicum virgatum strain AP13 chromosome 1K, P.virgatum_v5, whole genome shotgun sequence genome carries:
- the LOC120710795 gene encoding hsp70-Hsp90 organizing protein-like — protein: MADEAKAKGNAAFSAGRFEEAARHFSDAIALAPGNHVLYSNRSAALASLHRYSDALADAQKTVELKPDWAKGYSRLGAAHLGLGDAASAVAAYEKGLALDPTNEGLKAGLEDARKAAAAPPRRGPSGPDAIGQMFQGPELWSKIAADPTTRAYLDQPNFMQMLREVQRNPSSLNMYLSDPRMMQVLSLMLNIKIQRPEASEPSQSTPPPPPQQQQTTPPETKAREVEPEPEPEPMDLTDEEKERKERKAAAQKEKEAGNAAYKKKDFETAIQHYTKALELDDEDISYLTNRAAVYIEMGKYDECIKDCDQAVERGRELRADFKMISRALTRKGTALVKLAKSSKDFDIAIETFQKALTEHRNPDTLKKLNEAEKAKKELEQQEYYDPKLADEEREKGNEFFKQQKYPEAIKHYTEALRRNPKDPRVYSNRAACYTKLGAMPEGLKDAEKCLELDPTFSKGYTRKGAIQFFMKEYDKAMETYQAGLKHDPNNQELLDGVRRCIEQINKANRGEISQDELQERQNKAMQDPEIQNILTDPIMRQVLIDFQENPRAAQEHLKNPGVLQKIQKLVSAGIVQMR